Proteins from a genomic interval of Rhodothermales bacterium:
- the rnc gene encoding ribonuclease III, which yields MSWLGRIWSWIRRNGDVEPAHGITPESVTAVTGLPVGDLSLYVQAMRHRSLLRGRPGSAIESNERLEYLGDAVLGFVTAEYLYAEYPEEAEGFLTRLRSKLVNGKALAARARTLGLDHLIMVSDNLRQQGQTQKFTSIMADAFEALIGAIYLDQGTDAARAFIMRTMLEPLDLDALMLREDNHKSLLLEFAQARGWPQPVYQLQDATGPSHKRHFTVGVRVQGETAGTGEGASKKQAEQRAAAEALKVLREADAEAD from the coding sequence GTGAGCTGGCTGGGTCGCATATGGTCCTGGATCCGCCGCAACGGCGATGTGGAGCCGGCGCACGGCATCACGCCGGAGTCGGTGACGGCCGTGACCGGCCTGCCGGTCGGCGACCTGTCCCTCTACGTACAGGCCATGCGTCACCGCTCTCTGCTGCGCGGTCGACCGGGCTCCGCGATCGAGTCCAACGAGCGGCTGGAGTATCTGGGCGATGCAGTCCTCGGCTTTGTCACCGCCGAGTATCTGTACGCGGAGTACCCGGAGGAGGCGGAGGGCTTTCTGACTCGACTGCGCTCCAAACTGGTGAATGGAAAGGCCCTGGCGGCCCGTGCCCGCACGCTGGGTCTCGATCACCTGATTATGGTTTCGGACAACCTGCGGCAGCAGGGGCAGACCCAGAAGTTCACCAGCATCATGGCGGACGCGTTTGAGGCACTCATCGGTGCGATCTATCTGGATCAGGGCACGGATGCCGCACGTGCCTTCATCATGCGCACCATGCTGGAGCCCCTGGACCTGGACGCACTGATGCTGCGGGAGGACAACCACAAGAGTCTGCTCCTCGAGTTCGCACAGGCTCGTGGCTGGCCGCAGCCCGTGTACCAGCTCCAGGACGCGACAGGGCCGTCTCACAAGCGGCATTTCACGGTCGGCGTGCGAGTGCAGGGAGAGACCGCCGGAACCGGCGAAGGCGCCAGCAAGAAACAGGCGGAGCAGCGTGCTGCAGCTGAGGCCCTGAAGGTGCTTCGGGAGGCCGACGCCGAGGCGGACTAG
- a CDS encoding serine hydrolase, whose protein sequence is MRRSLLSAALLLPLLACTQPVDTDALSADLDRIAQSRPEATVAVSIRDPHRGLDFDRNGDRLFHAASTMKVPVMIEVFRRVEEGAWSLDDSLVVRNSFSSIVDGSTYAIGDDSDDTIYGLLGRPMAVRELVTNMIVVSSNLATNLLIDELGAETVQATSEALGTTHMRTLRGVEDLKAFEQGLSNQATSEDLATLMLTLMEGHAVSRRADAEMVDILKAQEFNEMIPAGLPPDAQAAHKTGQITAIHHDAAIVYPEEGEPFVLVILIEGLADDTQSAELGAALTRAVYAHLRGDA, encoded by the coding sequence ATGAGAAGAAGTTTGCTTTCCGCAGCCTTGCTGCTGCCGCTGCTAGCCTGCACCCAGCCCGTGGACACCGACGCGCTTTCCGCCGACCTCGACCGCATCGCACAATCCCGACCGGAGGCCACTGTGGCCGTCTCCATCCGGGATCCGCACAGGGGACTCGACTTCGATCGCAACGGGGATCGCCTTTTCCATGCCGCAAGCACCATGAAGGTGCCGGTCATGATTGAGGTGTTTCGGCGGGTCGAGGAAGGTGCCTGGAGCCTCGATGATTCGCTGGTTGTCCGAAACAGTTTCAGTTCGATTGTAGACGGCTCTACGTATGCGATCGGTGACGACTCGGACGATACCATCTACGGTCTGCTGGGCCGACCAATGGCCGTTCGCGAGCTGGTGACCAACATGATCGTGGTCTCCTCGAATCTGGCGACAAACCTTCTCATCGATGAGCTCGGCGCGGAGACGGTGCAGGCCACGAGCGAAGCACTCGGAACCACACACATGCGCACGCTGCGTGGTGTGGAAGACTTGAAAGCGTTTGAGCAGGGGCTGTCCAATCAGGCCACCTCAGAGGACCTGGCCACCCTCATGCTGACCCTCATGGAGGGGCACGCCGTAAGTCGCAGGGCCGACGCCGAAATGGTGGACATACTCAAGGCCCAGGAGTTCAACGAGATGATTCCTGCCGGTCTGCCGCCAGACGCGCAGGCGGCCCACAAGACCGGGCAGATCACGGCCATTCATCACGATGCCGCCATCGTCTATCCGGAAGAGGGCGAACCGTTCGTGCTGGTCATTCTGATCGAAGGCCTTGCGGATGACACCCAGAGCGCCGAATTGGGGGCGGCCCTCACCCGTGCGGTCTATGCGCACCTGCGTGGAGACGCGTGA
- the nadD gene encoding nicotinate (nicotinamide) nucleotide adenylyltransferase: MRIGLFGGTFNPPHTGHRIIAEQAFDALSLDRLIWMPAARSPFKDGAADVSAAHRLTMSLLAASDHDGFTVSDEEIRREPPSYTVDTVRALANRFSESELILLIGGDSWHDFDRWREPEGIRAMARIAVYPRPGSDTDLEGADHVLDSPRIDVSSTEIRQRLAQGKTVAGLIDRGVLAYIRKHRLYGT; encoded by the coding sequence ATGCGCATCGGTCTGTTCGGCGGCACGTTCAACCCGCCTCATACGGGCCATCGCATCATTGCCGAGCAGGCTTTCGACGCGCTGTCGCTGGACCGCCTGATCTGGATGCCGGCTGCGCGATCTCCGTTCAAGGACGGGGCCGCCGACGTTTCAGCCGCACACCGGCTCACCATGTCGTTGCTCGCAGCCTCCGATCACGACGGCTTCACTGTCTCAGATGAGGAGATCCGTCGGGAGCCACCGTCCTACACGGTTGATACGGTGCGCGCTCTGGCCAACCGGTTTTCCGAGAGCGAGCTGATTCTGCTGATCGGGGGCGACAGCTGGCACGATTTCGATCGCTGGCGTGAACCCGAGGGCATTCGCGCGATGGCACGGATTGCCGTGTATCCGCGGCCGGGTTCCGACACGGACCTGGAAGGCGCCGACCATGTGCTGGACTCCCCCCGGATCGATGTTTCGTCCACAGAGATTCGGCAGCGTCTGGCCCAGGGTAAAACCGTTGCCGGCTTGATCGACAGGGGCGTGCTGGCCTATATCCGGAAGCACCGTCTCTACGGCACCTGA
- the bamD gene encoding outer membrane protein assembly factor BamD, translating to MIQRLTTLLLIVILAGCAGSRRLSYDGPEDAYNKGVERMEAEDYERAAEFFQGVFDFGRTHEWAADAQIALARAYRANGEYLLAANEFTRFTQIYRADPRVPDAAYELAMTYYDRSPRWSLDQTDTGRAITQFELFMTRYPNHPLFFEGQARIEELRGKLARKRYESGNQYATRGYNEAAALTFESVFDDYYDTEWADDALVAAARSYIAFADQSIPARRPERLQLAIDAYERLIQIFPDSPLIKEGEEVFRSATDRLRQLDGTAQ from the coding sequence ATGATTCAAAGACTCACTACCCTGCTCCTCATCGTGATCCTGGCCGGATGTGCCGGATCCCGCCGCCTCTCGTATGACGGCCCTGAAGACGCCTACAACAAAGGCGTAGAGCGCATGGAGGCCGAGGACTACGAGCGCGCCGCCGAATTTTTCCAGGGCGTGTTTGACTTCGGACGCACGCACGAGTGGGCGGCCGATGCGCAGATTGCGCTCGCTCGCGCCTATCGCGCGAATGGGGAGTATCTGCTGGCGGCGAACGAGTTCACCCGGTTTACGCAGATCTACCGGGCGGACCCGCGCGTGCCCGATGCGGCGTACGAACTGGCCATGACCTACTACGACCGGAGCCCGCGGTGGTCGCTGGATCAGACGGACACCGGGCGTGCCATCACGCAATTTGAGCTGTTCATGACGCGGTACCCGAATCATCCGCTGTTCTTCGAGGGGCAGGCTCGCATTGAGGAGTTGCGCGGCAAACTGGCCCGGAAGCGGTACGAGTCGGGCAATCAGTACGCGACCCGGGGCTACAACGAAGCCGCCGCACTCACCTTCGAGTCCGTGTTCGACGACTACTACGACACCGAATGGGCGGACGATGCGCTGGTAGCGGCGGCCAGGTCCTACATCGCCTTTGCCGATCAGAGCATCCCCGCACGTCGCCCTGAGCGACTGCAGCTTGCGATCGACGCCTACGAGCGCCTCATCCAGATCTTTCCGGACAGCCCGCTGATCAAGGAAGGCGAAGAGGTCTTCCGGAGCGCCACCGACCGCTTGCGCCAACTGGACGGCACGGCCCAATAG
- a CDS encoding ABC transporter substrate-binding protein: protein MRRAVILTLLLALAGSASAQLGRVPANPEADSLFARALQAFEAEEYADAAAEFSRVAAAFPLHANTTAAAFMHARALYRVGAWERAGGAFESFIREYPTSRYVTEAERMRGLAMSAQLAMARRPVTLGIVLSLDPQESSASQSLFNGIRLAIDAHNGRPDNRQVEMVFRDLHTMNADAAVADLVNAGAALIVGALFSDQAQAVGAAAERYMVPFVAPLATDPEVSQGLAWAFQANPTITARGRLMARFAVNGLRLRELGVIAEDDELGISEEMGRAFAEEAEAMGASVRFIEVLPNSQAWFRLGNHVEADSLRNVRAVYAPLSGAGADRLAGGFLAELDDMLGTGTPGDISGLRVLGNAAWHDLPFLEQASRYVVTYSNDFHFEPEGDQAQAFTRRHRTLTGQAPDRLAVVGYDLSRLLVDRMMAGDAEQVRAALLSGGDYQGLGIRVHFAGDQVNRTMFYHRYRNGVLELMR, encoded by the coding sequence ATGAGGCGGGCCGTCATACTGACGCTGCTGCTGGCACTTGCAGGCTCCGCGTCTGCGCAGCTGGGCCGCGTGCCCGCGAATCCTGAGGCCGACTCCCTGTTTGCACGTGCCCTGCAGGCCTTCGAGGCTGAGGAGTATGCCGACGCCGCCGCGGAGTTTTCTCGCGTGGCCGCGGCGTTTCCGCTCCACGCCAATACGACGGCTGCTGCGTTCATGCATGCGCGCGCACTCTACCGGGTGGGCGCGTGGGAACGTGCCGGCGGCGCGTTTGAGAGTTTCATTCGGGAGTATCCGACAAGCCGGTACGTGACCGAGGCGGAGCGCATGCGGGGGCTGGCCATGAGCGCTCAACTCGCCATGGCCAGGAGACCTGTAACGCTCGGTATCGTGCTGTCCCTTGATCCGCAGGAATCGTCTGCCTCCCAGTCCCTCTTCAACGGCATTCGGCTGGCGATAGACGCGCACAACGGTCGCCCGGACAATCGTCAGGTCGAGATGGTCTTCCGGGATCTGCACACCATGAATGCGGACGCCGCCGTCGCTGATCTGGTGAACGCAGGGGCGGCCCTGATCGTGGGAGCCCTGTTCAGCGATCAGGCGCAGGCCGTGGGTGCCGCCGCCGAACGATACATGGTCCCCTTTGTAGCCCCGCTGGCGACAGATCCCGAAGTGAGCCAGGGCCTGGCGTGGGCCTTCCAGGCCAACCCCACCATCACTGCCCGGGGTCGCCTGATGGCCCGTTTTGCCGTGAACGGCCTGCGGCTCCGAGAACTCGGAGTCATCGCCGAAGACGACGAGTTGGGCATTTCGGAAGAAATGGGGCGCGCCTTTGCGGAGGAAGCGGAGGCGATGGGGGCCAGCGTGCGGTTCATTGAGGTACTGCCCAACAGTCAGGCCTGGTTCCGCCTCGGCAATCATGTGGAGGCTGACAGCCTGCGCAATGTGCGCGCAGTCTACGCGCCGCTCTCCGGCGCAGGTGCGGACCGCCTGGCGGGAGGATTCCTGGCGGAACTGGACGACATGCTGGGCACGGGAACGCCGGGAGACATATCCGGCCTGCGTGTGCTCGGCAACGCGGCCTGGCACGACCTACCCTTCCTGGAGCAGGCATCCCGCTACGTGGTCACCTACTCGAACGACTTCCACTTCGAACCGGAGGGCGACCAGGCCCAGGCGTTTACGAGGCGCCATCGCACACTCACGGGTCAGGCTCCCGACCGGCTGGCCGTGGTCGGCTATGACCTCTCGCGGCTGCTGGTGGATCGCATGATGGCCGGAGACGCCGAGCAGGTACGCGCCGCGTTGCTGAGTGGCGGCGACTATCAGGGACTGGGCATCCGGGTGCACTTTGCCGGTGATCAGGTGAATCGCACCATGTTCTACCACCGGTATCGCAACGGTGTGCTGGAGTTGATGCGGTAA
- the guaA gene encoding glutamine-hydrolyzing GMP synthase, which yields MHQRIVILDFGSQYTQLIARRVRESGVYSEIYACTTPLEEVAAMEPAGIILSGGPSSVYDPGAPQLDPRVLELNGPNGRIPVLGICYGLQAMAHVSGGRVERAARREFGRAQLQVDDEATLLAGLPEDTTVWMSHGDHLIELPEGFRIIAHTENAPIAAVKVEGTPHFGVQFHPEVVHTDHGTTILRNFTHGVCGCIGDWSAASFIDEKTEEIRQTVGDEHVILGLSGGVDSSVAAVLLHRAIGHQLTCIFVNNGLLRLGEWEQVQETFRDHYHIRLEAVDGSDLFLSRLRDVTDPEEKRKIIGNTFVEVFDQATDSVVQRIGRKPRFLAQGTLYPDVIESISFKGPSATIKTHHNVGGLPEEMEFEVLEPFRELFKDEVRAIGRLLEVPQSIIGRHPFPGPGLGIRILGAVTRGEVELLQRADHIFISELRKQGLYDQVWQAFAVLLPIQTVGVMGDERTYENVCGLRAVTSVDGMTADWAKLPYDFLAHVSNRIVNEIRGINRCVYDISSKPPATIEWE from the coding sequence ATGCACCAGCGCATCGTAATTCTCGACTTCGGATCCCAATACACCCAGCTGATTGCACGGCGGGTGAGAGAGTCCGGTGTGTACTCCGAGATTTACGCATGCACGACGCCTCTTGAGGAGGTGGCCGCCATGGAGCCGGCAGGCATCATCCTGTCCGGCGGACCCAGTTCTGTCTACGATCCGGGCGCGCCGCAACTCGATCCGCGCGTGCTGGAATTGAACGGCCCGAACGGCCGCATCCCCGTGTTGGGGATTTGCTATGGCCTGCAGGCGATGGCCCATGTATCCGGCGGACGCGTTGAGCGCGCTGCACGCCGCGAATTCGGACGGGCACAGCTCCAGGTCGACGATGAGGCCACGCTGCTGGCAGGACTCCCTGAGGACACCACGGTCTGGATGAGCCATGGTGACCACTTGATCGAACTGCCCGAGGGGTTTCGCATCATTGCCCACACCGAGAACGCGCCGATTGCCGCGGTCAAGGTGGAAGGGACCCCGCATTTCGGCGTGCAGTTCCACCCGGAGGTTGTTCACACCGACCACGGCACGACCATTCTGCGCAACTTTACGCACGGAGTCTGCGGCTGCATCGGTGACTGGTCTGCTGCGTCATTCATCGACGAGAAGACCGAAGAGATCCGGCAGACCGTTGGAGACGAGCACGTGATTCTCGGCCTCTCCGGAGGCGTGGACTCCTCGGTGGCCGCTGTGCTGCTGCACCGCGCAATTGGACATCAGCTTACCTGCATCTTCGTCAACAACGGCCTCCTGCGGCTCGGCGAATGGGAGCAGGTTCAGGAAACCTTCCGGGATCACTATCACATTCGTCTCGAGGCGGTAGACGGGTCAGACCTGTTCCTGTCGCGCCTGCGGGATGTCACGGATCCTGAGGAGAAGCGCAAGATCATCGGCAACACGTTTGTCGAGGTCTTTGACCAGGCCACCGACAGCGTCGTGCAGCGCATCGGTCGCAAGCCCCGCTTTCTGGCCCAGGGCACGCTCTATCCAGACGTAATCGAGAGTATTTCGTTCAAGGGACCGTCCGCCACCATCAAGACGCACCACAACGTCGGCGGACTTCCGGAAGAGATGGAGTTCGAGGTACTCGAACCGTTCCGGGAGCTCTTCAAGGATGAAGTACGGGCGATAGGCAGGCTGCTGGAAGTGCCGCAGAGCATCATCGGCCGCCACCCGTTCCCGGGCCCCGGCCTGGGCATCCGGATTCTGGGGGCCGTCACGCGGGGAGAAGTCGAACTGCTCCAGCGTGCGGACCACATCTTCATTTCCGAGCTGCGGAAACAGGGACTCTATGATCAGGTCTGGCAGGCGTTCGCCGTGCTTCTGCCCATCCAGACCGTGGGTGTCATGGGCGATGAGCGCACGTACGAAAACGTCTGCGGACTGCGCGCGGTGACCAGCGTGGACGGCATGACGGCCGACTGGGCCAAGCTGCCGTACGACTTTCTGGCGCACGTCTCCAACCGCATCGTCAACGAGATCCGGGGCATCAACCGGTGCGTGTACGACATCAGCTCCAAGCCCCCGGCAACCATCGAGTGGGAATGA
- the gcvH gene encoding glycine cleavage system protein GcvH — protein MNFPAELRYTKDHEWIRISDDGTTATIGITDFAQNELGDIVYVDVDTVGDEVAKDEVFGTVEAVKTVSELFMPVTGSVDEVNEDLEASPELVNEDPYGKGWMIKITISDSSELDGLMSADDYAEMAG, from the coding sequence ATGAACTTCCCCGCCGAGCTCCGCTACACCAAGGATCACGAGTGGATTCGCATCTCCGACGACGGCACCACTGCCACGATCGGAATCACGGACTTTGCCCAGAACGAACTGGGCGACATCGTCTATGTGGACGTCGACACCGTGGGCGACGAGGTCGCCAAGGATGAGGTGTTCGGCACCGTCGAGGCGGTCAAGACCGTCTCTGAGCTGTTCATGCCGGTCACGGGCTCCGTGGACGAGGTCAACGAGGACCTCGAGGCCAGCCCTGAGCTGGTGAACGAGGACCCCTACGGAAAAGGCTGGATGATCAAGATCACCATCTCCGACTCTTCCGAACTCGACGGGCTGATGTCGGCGGACGACTACGCCGAAATGGCCGGGTGA
- the accC gene encoding acetyl-CoA carboxylase biotin carboxylase subunit — MKRAIKKVLVANRGEIALRIIRTCHEMGIRTVAVYSTADRDSLHVRFADEAVCIGPPPGRDSYLRFDRILAAAEVTGADAIHPGYGFLAENADFSAICEDHHIKFIGPDPETIRKMGDKSLAKDTMRAAGVPVVPGSDGVVETPAEARKLADEMGYPVMVKASAGGGGKGMRIVRKPEDLEAAFTMASNEAEAAFGNGELYVEKFISAPRHIEIQVLGDGRGKVLHFGERECSIQRRHQKLLEESPSPIVDADLRERMGQAAIRGAEAVLYEGAGTMEFLVDADRNFYFMEMNTRIQVEHPVTEEVTDCDLIEYQIRVAMGEEIVSAPPPLEGHAIECRINAENPFKNFAPSPGRITTFHPPGGHGVRVDTHVYAGYQIPPNYDSMIAKLIVRGRTRELAIQKALRALDEFVIEGVHTTIPFHLQLLKDERFRAGDFDTRFLETFELKQPE, encoded by the coding sequence ATGAAACGAGCCATCAAGAAGGTTCTCGTCGCGAACCGGGGTGAGATAGCCCTGCGCATCATCCGGACCTGCCACGAGATGGGCATTCGCACCGTCGCGGTGTACTCAACGGCGGATCGGGACTCGCTGCACGTGCGCTTTGCAGACGAGGCCGTATGCATCGGCCCGCCTCCCGGCAGGGACAGCTACCTGCGTTTCGACCGCATTCTGGCAGCCGCGGAGGTCACCGGGGCCGACGCCATCCATCCAGGCTATGGTTTCCTGGCAGAGAACGCCGATTTCAGCGCCATCTGCGAGGATCACCACATCAAGTTTATCGGCCCGGATCCGGAGACCATCCGGAAAATGGGCGACAAGAGCCTGGCCAAGGACACCATGCGCGCTGCCGGCGTGCCGGTCGTGCCGGGTTCGGACGGCGTGGTCGAGACGCCCGCCGAGGCGCGCAAGTTGGCCGACGAGATGGGTTACCCCGTGATGGTCAAGGCCAGCGCAGGTGGTGGTGGCAAGGGCATGCGCATCGTACGCAAACCGGAAGATCTGGAGGCCGCGTTCACCATGGCCTCGAACGAGGCCGAGGCCGCCTTCGGCAACGGCGAGCTCTACGTTGAGAAGTTTATCTCCGCTCCGCGCCACATAGAAATCCAGGTGCTGGGTGACGGCCGTGGCAAGGTGTTGCATTTCGGGGAGCGCGAGTGCTCCATTCAGCGCCGGCATCAGAAGTTGCTCGAGGAGTCGCCCTCCCCGATTGTGGACGCAGACCTGCGCGAACGCATGGGTCAGGCAGCCATACGGGGTGCCGAGGCTGTGCTCTACGAAGGCGCCGGCACGATGGAATTCCTGGTCGATGCGGACCGGAATTTCTACTTCATGGAGATGAACACCCGCATCCAGGTGGAGCATCCTGTGACCGAGGAGGTGACCGACTGTGACCTCATCGAGTACCAGATCCGGGTGGCGATGGGCGAGGAGATCGTCTCGGCGCCGCCGCCGCTTGAAGGCCACGCAATCGAGTGCCGCATCAACGCGGAGAACCCTTTCAAGAATTTCGCACCGTCTCCTGGCAGGATCACCACGTTTCATCCGCCGGGCGGGCACGGGGTGCGTGTGGATACCCACGTGTACGCCGGGTACCAGATTCCGCCGAACTACGACTCGATGATCGCCAAGCTCATCGTGCGCGGCCGCACGCGGGAGTTGGCCATTCAGAAGGCGCTTCGTGCGCTGGACGAGTTCGTGATCGAGGGCGTGCACACGACGATCCCGTTCCACCTGCAGCTCCTCAAGGACGAGAGGTTCAGGGCGGGCGACTTCGATACCCGATTCCTCGAGACCTTTGAGCTGAAGCAGCCGGAATAG
- a CDS encoding acetyl-CoA carboxylase biotin carboxyl carrier protein, which produces MDIDRIRELLQVVADSGVAEVEIHDDDFKLVVRKSAPTVTVQSAPAPYPYPMAPMHAPMAPAPMPAAPAQVAAAPAPAAEAPAAPAAPSGEQVRAPIVGTFYRASSPDADPYVSVGDTVKKGDVLCIIEAMKLMNEIESEVAGTVKEILVENAQPVEFDQPLFIVDPS; this is translated from the coding sequence ATGGACATCGATCGCATTCGGGAACTGCTTCAGGTCGTCGCCGACTCAGGCGTCGCCGAAGTGGAAATCCACGACGACGACTTCAAGTTGGTCGTGCGCAAGTCCGCGCCGACCGTAACGGTGCAATCCGCTCCGGCTCCCTATCCCTATCCCATGGCGCCGATGCATGCGCCGATGGCTCCGGCTCCCATGCCCGCCGCACCCGCCCAGGTGGCTGCAGCGCCGGCACCAGCGGCCGAGGCCCCGGCTGCGCCTGCCGCGCCCTCCGGAGAACAGGTCCGCGCGCCGATCGTCGGCACCTTCTACCGGGCCTCCTCCCCGGATGCCGACCCGTACGTCTCCGTAGGTGACACGGTTAAGAAGGGCGATGTGCTCTGCATCATCGAGGCCATGAAGCTCATGAATGAGATCGAGAGCGAGGTGGCCGGCACCGTGAAGGAGATCCTGGTTGAGAATGCCCAACCGGTAGAATTCGACCAGCCGCTGTTCATCGTCGACCCCAGCTAG
- the efp gene encoding elongation factor P translates to MADTSDFRNGLTLMWNGDLWQIVEFMHVKPGKGGAFVRSKLRNVKTGRVVDNTFRAGEKVETARVERRTHQYLYEDDLGLHFMNQESYEQLSLPAESVPGREFIKEGGTIDILFHAETNQPLTTEIPNSVELVVTQTDPGLKGDTATGATKPATLESGAVVNVPLFINEGDTIKVNTDKGDYITRVSTA, encoded by the coding sequence ATGGCGGACACGAGCGACTTCAGAAACGGACTGACTCTGATGTGGAACGGCGATCTATGGCAGATCGTCGAGTTCATGCATGTCAAGCCCGGGAAAGGCGGCGCCTTTGTCCGCAGCAAACTGCGCAATGTGAAGACCGGCAGGGTCGTGGATAACACGTTCAGAGCCGGTGAAAAGGTGGAGACCGCACGCGTGGAGCGGCGCACCCACCAGTACCTGTATGAGGATGACCTCGGGCTGCACTTCATGAACCAGGAGTCCTATGAGCAGCTGTCGCTGCCGGCCGAAAGTGTGCCGGGTCGGGAGTTCATCAAGGAAGGCGGCACCATCGACATCCTCTTCCACGCCGAGACCAATCAGCCCCTGACCACGGAGATTCCGAACAGTGTGGAGCTGGTGGTTACCCAGACCGACCCCGGCCTCAAGGGTGACACGGCCACCGGCGCCACCAAACCCGCTACGCTCGAAAGCGGCGCGGTGGTAAACGTCCCGCTCTTCATCAACGAAGGCGATACGATCAAGGTCAACACCGACAAGGGTGACTATATCACCCGCGTGTCGACGGCCTGA
- a CDS encoding aldehyde dehydrogenase family protein yields MDSDLRSIQQARELLRAARNAQHEAKKLDQAQVDRIVDAMARAGAAQADRLGRAAHEETGFGRPESKKEKNLFATRMLHERMQGMKTVGIIRKLEEDSIWEVATPMGVVAALIPSTNPTSTAMYKAIIAAKSRCAVVMSPHPRARKCTADALGAVAEAAYKAGAPKGLFACMTEVSLAGTQALLEDREVDLILATGGSAMVRAAYSKGKPAYGVGSGNVPVYVDRSADVGKAAKDLVYGASFDWGTLCSTERSIICDLPVKKALLEGLQAAGAYLVAGKERTLLEKTVVVDGKLNIEQVGKAPEAIAEMAGFRVPRGTRALVAESSQVGHEDPLSRETLSPILTFYTADGWEAGCERCMEVLAYGGMGHTLALHAGNERVIEAFALQKPAMRIVVNSVSALGSVGYTNRLFPSMTLGPGTVGGSITSDNISPMHLLNIKRVAFETNPVNSRASSPAAKPATRSAPARPTPAPRPAGDGNWIGQIEDRLRARAGNPVVTAGRAPAEQSPSPKNPDGLSEADIDALIREFRR; encoded by the coding sequence ATGGACTCCGATCTCCGCTCCATCCAGCAAGCCCGCGAACTGCTTCGCGCCGCGCGGAACGCCCAACATGAGGCCAAGAAGCTCGATCAGGCCCAGGTGGACCGGATCGTCGACGCCATGGCACGTGCCGGCGCCGCCCAGGCCGACCGATTGGGCCGCGCTGCCCACGAAGAGACCGGATTCGGACGGCCCGAGAGCAAAAAGGAAAAGAACCTGTTTGCCACCCGCATGCTGCACGAGCGCATGCAGGGCATGAAGACCGTCGGCATCATCAGGAAGCTGGAGGAGGACTCCATCTGGGAGGTGGCCACGCCGATGGGTGTGGTGGCCGCGCTGATCCCGTCCACCAATCCAACATCCACGGCCATGTACAAGGCGATCATCGCGGCCAAGTCGCGATGCGCGGTCGTGATGAGCCCGCATCCCCGAGCCCGGAAGTGCACGGCCGATGCGCTGGGCGCCGTGGCAGAGGCTGCGTACAAGGCCGGGGCACCCAAAGGACTGTTCGCCTGCATGACTGAGGTCAGCCTTGCCGGCACCCAGGCCCTGCTGGAGGACCGCGAGGTGGATCTGATCCTGGCTACCGGAGGCTCGGCGATGGTCCGGGCGGCGTACTCCAAGGGCAAGCCGGCCTACGGCGTCGGCTCCGGCAACGTGCCGGTTTATGTGGACCGCAGCGCGGATGTCGGCAAGGCGGCCAAGGACCTGGTCTACGGCGCCAGTTTCGACTGGGGAACGCTGTGCTCCACCGAACGCAGCATCATCTGTGACCTGCCCGTCAAGAAGGCCCTGCTCGAGGGCCTGCAGGCCGCCGGGGCCTACCTGGTGGCCGGCAAGGAACGCACGCTCCTGGAGAAGACCGTTGTGGTCGATGGCAAGTTGAACATCGAGCAGGTGGGCAAGGCCCCCGAAGCCATCGCGGAAATGGCCGGATTCCGGGTCCCAAGGGGCACCAGGGCGCTGGTGGCGGAATCCAGCCAGGTCGGGCACGAAGACCCCCTGTCCAGAGAGACGCTGTCGCCGATCCTGACGTTCTACACCGCAGACGGCTGGGAGGCCGGTTGCGAGCGGTGCATGGAAGTGCTCGCCTACGGTGGCATGGGGCACACCCTTGCCCTCCATGCCGGCAATGAACGTGTCATCGAGGCATTCGCCCTTCAGAAGCCGGCGATGCGCATCGTGGTGAACTCCGTGTCTGCGCTGGGCTCGGTGGGCTATACCAATCGCCTTTTTCCTTCGATGACCCTGGGGCCCGGCACCGTAGGTGGCTCGATCACGAGCGACAACATCTCCCCCATGCACCTGCTGAACATCAAGCGCGTGGCGTTTGAAACGAATCCTGTGAACTCCCGGGCATCATCACCGGCGGCCAAACCGGCCACGCGCTCCGCGCCCGCACGCCCGACTCCGGCCCCGCGGCCGGCCGGCGACGGCAACTGGATTGGCCAGATTGAAGACCGGCTCCGCGCCCGTGCCGGCAACCCGGTCGTAACGGCCGGTCGGGCCCCGGCTGAACAGAGCCCATCGCCCAAAAACCCTGACGGACTCAGCGAGGCGGATATAGACGCTCTTATCCGCGAATTCAGACGCTGA